GGCGTGTCGTCGCTCATGCCCAGCGCGCCATGGACCTGGATGGCGCGGTCGACGACGTCCTGGACCATCCGCGCGGTGTGGAGCTTGGCGATGGAGATGTGCCGGTAGGCCGCGCGCTTGCCGTGCAGGTCGATCGCCCGCGCGGCGCGCAGGACGAGCAGGCGCGCCGCGTCGAGCTCGACCCGCGCCTCCGCGAGGTGCTCGCGCACGAGCTGCGTGTCCGCCAGCACCCCGTCGAGGTGGGGGCGCGTCGCGGCGCGGTCGGTCGCCAGCGCGAGCGCATGCTCGGCGGCGCCGACCTGGCGCATGCAGTGGTGGATGCGCCCAGGGCCGAGCCGGTCCTGCGCGATCTGGAAGCCCTGGCCCACCTCGCCGAGCACCGCGTCGTCGCCGACGCGGCAGCCCTCGAGGCGCAGCTCCGCGTGGCCGGGACCGCCGGCGTGGCCGAACAGCGGCACGCGGCGGACGACCTCCAGCCCGGGCGCGTCCATCGGCACGAGGAAGACGGTGAGCCGCTCGTGGCGCGGCCCGCCCGGGTCCGTCGACGCCATGAGGATGCAGACCTCGGCGCCGATCGCGCCGCTGATGAACCACTTGCGCCCGTCCAGGACCCAGCCGTCGCCGTCACGCCGCGCCCGGGTCTCGATGCCGGTCGGGTCCGAGCTCGAGACGTCGGGCTCGGTCAGCGCGAAGCACGAGCGCGTCTCGCCGCCGAGCAGCGGCGCGAGCCAACGCGCGCGCTGCGCCTCGTCTCCGTGCTGGAGCAGGATCTCCATGTTCCCCGTGTCCGGGAACTGGCAGTTGCAGACCATCGGCGCCCACTCGTGGTGGCCGAGCAGCTCGCAGAGGTGGCCGTAGTCCACGTTCGACAGGCCGGCGCCGTGCTCGGGGTCGGCGAGGAAGAGGTTCCACAGGCCGGCCTCGCGCGCCATGGCGCGCAGCTGCGCCATGAGCGGTGGGAACGGCTCGGGACCGTCGAGCGCGTCCATCTGCGCCGTGAGCTCGTCGCCCACCGGGTGGACGTGCTCGTCGAGGAAGGCGCGAAGGCGGCCGTACAGCGCACGCCCCCGGTCCGACAGCGACAGGTCCAGGTCAGCTGGGTCCACCCCGCGACCCTAGTTGACAGTACGTCAGAGGCGGGCGGCTAGCGTCCGCGCCACTGCGGCGCGCGCTTCTCCTTGAACGCCGTCGCCCCCTCCTTGGCGTCCTCGGAGCCGAAGACCGGGCCGGTGATCTCGCCCTGCTTGGCCCACATCTCGTCCGTCGTCCAGTTCCACTGCTCCTCGAGCACCTGCTTGGAGGCGACGAGGGCGAGCGGGCCGTTGGCGCTGACGGCCGCGGCGAGCTCCAGGGCGGTGTCGACCGCGCCGCCCGGCTCGGCGAGGCGGTTGACGACGCCGAACTCGTGGAAGCGCTCGGCCGGCAGCGGGTCGCCGGTGAGCGCCAGCTCCATGACCACGTGGTAGGGCATGCGGCGCGGCAGGCGCAGGAGCGCGCCGCCGGCAGCGACGAGCGAGCGCTTGGCCTCCGGGATCCCGAGCTTCGCGCCCTTCGCGGCGACGATGAGGTCGCAGGACAGGGCGATCTCCATGCCGCCCGCGACCGCGAAGCCCTCGATCGCCGCGATGAGCGGCTTGCGCGACGCGCGCTGGGCGATGCCCGCGAAGCCGCGGTCGCCGTACCACGGCGACTCGCCCTTCACGAACGCGCCCAGGTCCATGCCCGCGCAGAAGAAGCCGCCCGCGCCGGTGAGCACGCCGACCGAGAGGCCGTCGTCCGCGTCGAGCTCGTCGAGCGCCTTCGCGATGCCCTCGGCGACCGCGCCGTTGACCGCGTTGCGGACCTCGGGGCGGTTGATGGTGATGAGCAGGACGGCGTCGCGCCGCTCGGTGGTGACGGCGGTCTCGGTGGCGGTGTCGGACATGGCGCGAGCCTATCCGCGGGGACTAGGGTCCTCGGTCGTGCAGGTCGAGGAGCTCGCCGAGGGCGTCGCCAGGCTGGCGCTGATGCCACGCGACGGGGTGAACGCCTACCTCCTCGGCGACGTCCTGGTCGACGCCGGCTACCCCCGCCACGGCGCCGCGATCCTCCGCGCGCTCGACGGCCGCGACGTCACCGCACACGCCCTCACGCACGCCCATCCCGACCACGCGGGCGGCTCGCGCACCGTCGTCGAGCGGCTCGGCGTCCCGCTCTGGGTCGGCGCGCGCGACCGCGCGGCGTGCGAGGCCGGCAGCGCCGAGGCCGCCACCGGCGTGCGGGGCAAGCTCGGCGCGTTCCCGAAGGTCGCCGTGGACCGCGACCTCCACGAGGGCGACGACCTCGCGGCCGGCTTCACCGTCCTCGACGCCCCCGGCCACTCCTCCGGGCACGTCGCCTTCTGGCGCGAGGCCGACCGCACGCTCGTCGCGGGCGACGTCTTCTTCAACCTCTCGCTGCTGACGCTGCGCCACGGCCTGCGCGACCCGCCGGGGCTCGTGACCATCGACCCCGCCGAGAACCGCCGCTCCCAGCGCAAGCTCGCCGACCTGGACCCCGAGCTCGTCCTGCTCGGCCACGGCCCGCCGGTGCGCGGCCGCGGCGCGCTGGACGCCTACCTGCGCACGCGCGGGCGCTAGGCGAAGAGCGTGAGCTCGGGCTCGCGCTCGCCGCGCAGGACCCCGAGGTCGACCTCGACGCACGCGAAGCCGCGCGCCTCGGCCAGGACCCGCGCCTGCGGCTTGATCGTCTGGGCGACGAGCACGCCGCGGCAGCCGGCCATCGCCGGGTCCCGGCAGATGCGCTCGAGGTAGCGCGTGAGCTGCTCGACGGCCTCGATCGTCGCGACGCGCTTGACCTCGACGGCGACCCACCCGTCCTCGTCGTCGCGGCACATGAGGTCGACCGGCCCGATGTCGGTCGGCCACTCGCGCCGCACGAGCCGGAAGCCCTCGCCGCACCACTCCGGCGCGTCGGCCAGCAGCTCCTGCAGGTGGGCCTCGACGCCGTCCTTCTCGAGCGCCGCGGCCTCGCCCATGTCGTGCGTCACGTCGGAGAGGACCTCCTCGATGACGATGTCCAGCCGGTCCTCCGTCGCCCCCGCGCGCTTGCGCACCACGATCCGGTCCTCGGACTCCTCGACCACCGTCGGCGGCGTCATCCAGTTCTGCGGCTTGTAGCCCCCGGTGTCGGCGTGCACGAGGACCGACCCGTCGCTCTTGAGCATGATCAGCCGCAGCGCCATCGGCAGCAGCGCGTCCAGGCGGCCGGTGTAGCGGACCTCGCAGCGGGCGACGACGAGCCTCATGAGGTGCACGAGGGTAGGCCGCCCGCCGGATGGGAGGCGCGCCGCCTAGGCCGCCGGCAGCGCCAGCGTGAACGCCGTCTCCCCCGCCGCCGTGCGGTCGCACTCGAGCGTCCCG
The DNA window shown above is from Conexibacter sp. SYSU D00693 and carries:
- a CDS encoding acyl-CoA dehydrogenase family protein — translated: MDPADLDLSLSDRGRALYGRLRAFLDEHVHPVGDELTAQMDALDGPEPFPPLMAQLRAMAREAGLWNLFLADPEHGAGLSNVDYGHLCELLGHHEWAPMVCNCQFPDTGNMEILLQHGDEAQRARWLAPLLGGETRSCFALTEPDVSSSDPTGIETRARRDGDGWVLDGRKWFISGAIGAEVCILMASTDPGGPRHERLTVFLVPMDAPGLEVVRRVPLFGHAGGPGHAELRLEGCRVGDDAVLGEVGQGFQIAQDRLGPGRIHHCMRQVGAAEHALALATDRAATRPHLDGVLADTQLVREHLAEARVELDAARLLVLRAARAIDLHGKRAAYRHISIAKLHTARMVQDVVDRAIQVHGALGMSDDTPLARMWVVARALRLGDGADEVHVLTIAKHELRDRERRLAEQGGAPAAA
- the nucS gene encoding endonuclease NucS; translation: MRLVVARCEVRYTGRLDALLPMALRLIMLKSDGSVLVHADTGGYKPQNWMTPPTVVEESEDRIVVRKRAGATEDRLDIVIEEVLSDVTHDMGEAAALEKDGVEAHLQELLADAPEWCGEGFRLVRREWPTDIGPVDLMCRDDEDGWVAVEVKRVATIEAVEQLTRYLERICRDPAMAGCRGVLVAQTIKPQARVLAEARGFACVEVDLGVLRGEREPELTLFA
- a CDS encoding crotonase/enoyl-CoA hydratase family protein → MSDTATETAVTTERRDAVLLITINRPEVRNAVNGAVAEGIAKALDELDADDGLSVGVLTGAGGFFCAGMDLGAFVKGESPWYGDRGFAGIAQRASRKPLIAAIEGFAVAGGMEIALSCDLIVAAKGAKLGIPEAKRSLVAAGGALLRLPRRMPYHVVMELALTGDPLPAERFHEFGVVNRLAEPGGAVDTALELAAAVSANGPLALVASKQVLEEQWNWTTDEMWAKQGEITGPVFGSEDAKEGATAFKEKRAPQWRGR
- a CDS encoding MBL fold metallo-hydrolase, whose product is MQVEELAEGVARLALMPRDGVNAYLLGDVLVDAGYPRHGAAILRALDGRDVTAHALTHAHPDHAGGSRTVVERLGVPLWVGARDRAACEAGSAEAATGVRGKLGAFPKVAVDRDLHEGDDLAAGFTVLDAPGHSSGHVAFWREADRTLVAGDVFFNLSLLTLRHGLRDPPGLVTIDPAENRRSQRKLADLDPELVLLGHGPPVRGRGALDAYLRTRGR